One Cyanobium sp. Tous-M-B4 DNA window includes the following coding sequences:
- a CDS encoding dihydroorotase, which translates to MTLPLWLHQVQLLTGPGQPIIRADALIDRGGELLLWGEGASHRAQALGLSPTDARSWLLAPVLVDPHSVLEQPCGGRAEDLASLTAAAAAGGYGTVALLPWATPWRDRPERLGLEWAEPMQLLLWGSFSLDGADQELAPHADQIAAGAIGLACADQQPPLALLERGLLLGEMGSRPVLVAPRDAGFSGGGFVREGVDALRAGWPLDPELSETLPLQSLLSLAQARSAVALRLMNLSTAAGVDLLAQAPKRPLASVSWWHLLADSGNLHPTEEGWRLRPSLGTPADRLGLLAGLEQRLLTAVAVHHLPLDAEEQLLPLDQRRAGVAGHGARHGLVLPLLWQELVQRRGWGVELLWQALSWGGSELLGLPPEQLSHGTRRWLLFDPQHPWSWERSESLSMAANQPRLGQSLCGAVRATGLQPADHWSL; encoded by the coding sequence TTGACGCTCCCCCTCTGGCTTCACCAGGTTCAGCTGCTCACCGGTCCTGGCCAACCGATCATTAGGGCAGATGCCCTGATCGATAGGGGTGGCGAGCTGCTCCTCTGGGGCGAAGGCGCCAGCCATAGGGCCCAGGCCCTTGGCCTCAGCCCCACCGACGCCCGTTCCTGGCTACTAGCCCCAGTGCTGGTTGACCCCCACAGCGTGCTGGAGCAACCTTGCGGCGGGCGAGCGGAAGATCTGGCCAGCTTGACGGCCGCCGCTGCTGCTGGCGGCTACGGCACCGTGGCCCTGCTGCCCTGGGCAACTCCCTGGCGTGATCGACCGGAGCGGCTTGGTTTGGAGTGGGCCGAGCCGATGCAATTACTGCTTTGGGGCAGTTTCAGCCTGGATGGTGCCGATCAGGAGCTGGCCCCCCATGCCGATCAAATCGCTGCCGGTGCCATCGGTTTGGCCTGCGCTGATCAGCAACCACCGTTGGCTTTGCTGGAGCGGGGCCTGCTGCTGGGGGAGATGGGCAGCCGGCCCGTGCTGGTGGCCCCGCGCGATGCCGGCTTTAGCGGCGGTGGCTTCGTGCGCGAGGGGGTTGATGCTCTTCGGGCGGGCTGGCCCCTTGATCCGGAGCTCAGCGAAACCCTGCCGCTGCAGAGCCTGCTCAGCCTGGCTCAGGCGCGCTCGGCGGTGGCGCTGCGGCTTATGAACCTATCCACAGCCGCTGGGGTGGATCTGTTGGCCCAGGCCCCCAAGCGCCCCCTGGCCAGCGTCAGCTGGTGGCACCTGCTCGCTGATAGCGGCAATCTCCACCCCACCGAGGAGGGCTGGCGGCTGCGGCCCAGCTTGGGAACTCCCGCTGATCGCCTGGGCTTGCTCGCTGGCCTAGAGCAGCGGCTGCTTACGGCCGTGGCCGTGCACCATCTGCCCCTTGATGCGGAAGAGCAGCTGCTGCCCCTCGATCAGCGGCGGGCCGGAGTGGCCGGCCATGGCGCCCGCCATGGGCTTGTGCTGCCGCTGTTGTGGCAAGAGCTGGTGCAGCGCCGCGGCTGGGGCGTGGAGCTGCTCTGGCAGGCCCTGAGCTGGGGAGGCTCCGAGTTGCTGGGGCTGCCCCCCGAGCAATTAAGCCACGGAACTCGCCGCTGGCTGCTGTTTGACCCCCAGCACCCCTGGAGCTGGGAGCGGAGTGAATCCTTGTCGATGGCAGCCAACCAGCCTCGCTTGGGCCAGTCGCTATGCGGGGCCGTGCGGGCTACCGGCCTGCAGCCGGCAGATCACTGGAGCTTGTGA
- a CDS encoding histidine phosphatase family protein codes for MPLRIVLVRHGLSSFNLEHRIQGRDDLSSLTATGQSQACATGAALRDLTCAAAYCSPLRRAAETARLLLAEQGQDLVAEQAEGLLEIDLAPWSGLLRQELQERYTEQEQQWRKAPELLELQRPDGSAYLPLQELMAQAQQFRHLLFDRHAAALADDQAPHQTVLVVAHNAILRCLLLALLELPLSGFRRLRVDNCSISVLNVSRGGVQVESLNGVAHLGEPLPPKASGARLLLVRHGETDWNREGRFQGQIDIPLNANGRSQAEAAGSFLAPVSIDRAYTSCMARPRQTAEAILASHPGVPLTSSTGLVEIGHGLWEGRLEQEIAAGWPQLLADWKRAPHTVQMPEGENLQEVWDRSLITWARIAASLRTDETALVVAHDAVNKTILCGLLGLQPSDIWAIKQGNGGVTVIDYPDGPAGRPVVAAMNLTSHLGGVLDRTAAGAL; via the coding sequence GTGCCCCTTCGGATTGTGTTGGTGCGCCATGGGCTGAGCAGCTTCAATTTGGAGCATCGAATCCAGGGCCGCGACGACCTGTCGAGCCTCACGGCAACTGGCCAGAGCCAAGCCTGTGCCACAGGAGCGGCCCTGCGCGATTTGACCTGCGCCGCTGCCTACTGCTCCCCTTTGCGGCGGGCCGCTGAAACCGCCCGACTGCTCCTGGCCGAGCAGGGCCAGGACCTGGTTGCCGAACAGGCGGAAGGGCTGCTGGAAATTGATCTGGCCCCCTGGAGCGGTCTGCTGCGACAGGAGTTGCAGGAGCGCTACACCGAGCAGGAGCAGCAATGGCGCAAAGCCCCTGAGTTGCTTGAGCTGCAGCGCCCCGATGGCAGCGCTTACCTGCCTTTGCAGGAGCTGATGGCCCAGGCCCAGCAGTTCCGTCATTTGCTGTTTGACCGCCATGCCGCCGCGCTAGCTGACGATCAGGCCCCTCACCAGACCGTGCTCGTGGTGGCCCATAACGCCATCTTGCGTTGCCTACTACTAGCCCTGCTGGAGCTGCCCCTCAGCGGCTTCCGCCGGCTGCGGGTCGACAACTGTTCCATCTCTGTGCTCAATGTCAGCAGGGGCGGCGTCCAGGTGGAGTCGCTCAATGGGGTGGCCCACCTGGGTGAGCCCCTGCCCCCTAAAGCTTCAGGCGCCCGACTGCTGTTGGTGCGTCACGGCGAAACCGACTGGAACCGAGAGGGTCGCTTTCAGGGCCAGATCGACATTCCCCTCAATGCCAACGGACGCTCCCAGGCCGAGGCCGCTGGCAGCTTTCTCGCCCCGGTGAGCATCGATCGCGCCTACACCAGCTGCATGGCCAGGCCACGCCAAACGGCCGAGGCAATCCTCGCTAGCCATCCTGGTGTGCCCCTCACCAGCAGCACGGGCCTAGTGGAGATCGGCCACGGCCTCTGGGAGGGCCGCTTGGAGCAGGAGATCGCCGCAGGTTGGCCCCAGCTGCTGGCCGATTGGAAGCGGGCACCCCACACCGTGCAGATGCCTGAGGGGGAGAATCTCCAGGAGGTTTGGGACCGCTCTTTAATCACCTGGGCTCGCATAGCTGCCAGCCTCCGCACCGACGAAACTGCCCTTGTGGTGGCCCACGACGCGGTCAACAAGACCATCCTGTGCGGGCTGCTGGGCCTACAACCCAGCGACATATGGGCCATAAAGCAGGGCAATGGCGGTGTCACGGTGATTGATTACCCCGATGGTCCAGCTGGCCGTCCTGTGGTGGCCGCCATGAACCTCACCTCCCATCTTGGAGGCGTGTTGGATCGCACCGCAGCCGGTGCTCTCTGA
- a CDS encoding CPBP family intramembrane glutamic endopeptidase — MNASPPPQPRQNAGWTTGLALLSLVLSGLLWIAGLVDSLQRPSVGNSLELRQLELTALAAPALPAGLRQALTGAQPLEALRLDLQKQLDGNPVPPAPQQELQLALLELQAGQGSAARQRLQDLNQQVPPEQRLLLKALLEPVSRAATRAPEQAALEQLLRGWDLSPLSSQLVCQALSEPQVACGDRAAQQAAVLRLLGTAVVPVMLLLLGSALLLRELWLLWRGKAAPPVPLVGPPLTLAEVTLLIAGGFVVLGELVMPLVLAPLLQGLLKPLSSQPALQQGLLVLGLYSGLMAAPLVLLWSQLRPHGPRPQGGWLQWHWRPLASALSRALLQVLLVLPLVALVGWLLERLVGDPGGSNPLLELVLNSANPLALLCFAITALVLAPLFEETLFRGVLLPVLAQRWGGMAAVVVSALLFGIAHLSLGELPPLFVLGLGLGWLRLQSGRLGPSVLMHSLWNGLTFANLLLLAG, encoded by the coding sequence TTGAACGCCAGCCCCCCCCCGCAACCCCGCCAGAACGCTGGATGGACCACTGGACTTGCCCTGCTGAGCCTGGTGCTCAGTGGCCTGCTTTGGATCGCTGGCCTGGTTGACAGCCTGCAACGCCCATCTGTGGGCAATTCCCTGGAGCTGCGCCAACTGGAGCTGACCGCCCTGGCAGCACCAGCACTGCCGGCTGGCCTGCGCCAAGCCCTCACTGGCGCCCAGCCCCTCGAGGCCCTGCGCCTTGATCTGCAGAAACAGTTGGATGGCAATCCCGTGCCGCCAGCACCTCAGCAAGAGCTGCAACTGGCCCTACTGGAGCTTCAGGCCGGCCAGGGGAGTGCTGCACGCCAGCGGTTACAAGATCTCAATCAGCAGGTGCCACCTGAGCAGCGCCTGCTGCTCAAGGCCCTGCTCGAACCAGTATCCAGAGCCGCCACCCGCGCCCCAGAGCAAGCGGCACTGGAGCAACTACTTAGGGGCTGGGACCTGTCTCCCCTGAGCAGCCAACTGGTGTGCCAAGCCCTAAGCGAGCCCCAAGTTGCTTGTGGAGATCGCGCCGCCCAGCAGGCAGCAGTGCTGCGCCTCCTCGGAACCGCCGTAGTGCCGGTGATGCTGCTGCTGCTGGGCTCAGCCCTGCTGCTGCGTGAACTGTGGCTGCTCTGGCGCGGCAAGGCAGCTCCGCCCGTCCCGCTGGTTGGGCCACCCCTCACCCTGGCGGAGGTGACCCTGCTGATCGCTGGCGGGTTCGTGGTGCTGGGCGAGCTGGTGATGCCCCTTGTGCTGGCGCCGCTGCTGCAGGGCCTGCTCAAACCGTTGTCCAGCCAGCCGGCCCTGCAACAGGGATTGCTGGTGTTGGGGCTCTATAGCGGCCTAATGGCAGCGCCACTTGTCTTGTTGTGGAGCCAGCTGCGACCCCATGGACCCAGGCCCCAAGGGGGCTGGTTGCAGTGGCACTGGCGGCCGCTGGCTAGTGCGCTGAGCCGAGCTTTGCTTCAGGTGTTGCTGGTGTTGCCGCTGGTAGCCCTGGTGGGATGGCTGCTGGAGCGTTTGGTTGGCGATCCCGGCGGCAGCAATCCCCTGCTTGAGCTCGTGCTCAACAGCGCCAATCCCCTTGCCCTGTTGTGTTTCGCCATTACGGCTTTGGTGCTGGCACCCCTATTTGAGGAAACCTTGTTTCGGGGGGTGCTGCTGCCGGTGCTGGCCCAGCGCTGGGGGGGGATGGCTGCAGTGGTCGTGAGCGCCCTGCTTTTCGGTATCGCCCACCTCAGCTTGGGAGAACTGCCACCTTTATTTGTGTTGGGACTAGGGCTGGGCTGGCTTCGGCTGCAGAGCGGACGGCTCGGGCCCAGCGTGCTGATGCACAGCCTCTGGAATGGCCTCACCTTTGCCAATTTGTTGTTACTTGCTGGCTAA
- a CDS encoding penicillin-binding protein 2 translates to MNSSRQRGPVRAPRSSQQRVVAIQPVPAGRLLAVYGLLCAGLVGLAGRLAWLQVVDATNLQTRAHAIQTQTTKPIGKRRTIVDRNGRLVALDEQRFTLWAHPRYFNFPGDDPQKIRTADEVAGKLAAVLAQPKPALLQTMAGRPSGVKLRTDLDPETAERVRQLGISGLDLEAYPHRIYPQGSLFANVVGFLNLERVPQAGLEQSRDSDLKRQETAVQMRRGADGTPLPAGLTAGSLYGDDLRLQLTLDARLQQVALQALAKQVKKWNAKRGAALVMDVRNGEMLALASTPTYDPNKFWTFNPGLFREWSVQDLYEPGSTFKPINLAVALQEKAIQANGRVADTGQLSIGGWPIFNHDKRANGLIDFPTVLQVSSNVGMVKAMAQVKRDRFWHWLRTMGIDETPDTDLPGAVAGELKTRKDFTGQAIEPAVAAFGQGFSLTPLKLLQLHAMLANGGRLVSPHITRGLRSGDALASAPAGSGLQLLDPGVTRTVMAWMESVVDNSSGLGMKIPGYRIGGKTGTAQKAERGVYIPGALITSFVGHLPIDDPRYVVLVVVDEPKGGNTFGSTVAAPVARQIIDALLVLERIPPSHPKELQKAVAKPRA, encoded by the coding sequence ATGAACAGCAGCCGTCAGCGCGGTCCGGTTCGGGCTCCTCGCAGCTCCCAGCAACGCGTGGTAGCCATCCAACCAGTTCCCGCTGGACGCCTGCTAGCTGTTTACGGCTTGCTCTGTGCCGGTTTAGTTGGCCTGGCGGGTCGGCTCGCCTGGCTCCAGGTGGTGGATGCGACCAACCTGCAGACCCGGGCCCATGCCATCCAGACCCAAACCACCAAGCCCATCGGCAAGCGGCGCACGATCGTCGATCGCAATGGCCGTCTAGTGGCTCTCGATGAGCAGCGTTTCACACTCTGGGCCCATCCCCGTTATTTCAACTTCCCAGGCGACGACCCCCAGAAAATCCGCACGGCAGATGAGGTGGCCGGCAAGCTGGCGGCCGTACTCGCCCAGCCCAAGCCAGCCCTACTGCAAACCATGGCCGGCCGGCCTAGCGGCGTGAAGCTGCGCACCGACCTCGACCCCGAAACTGCAGAGCGGGTAAGGCAACTGGGTATTAGTGGTCTCGATCTAGAGGCCTATCCACACCGCATCTATCCCCAGGGCTCCCTCTTCGCCAACGTGGTGGGCTTTCTCAACCTGGAACGCGTTCCCCAGGCTGGACTGGAACAAAGCCGCGACAGTGATCTCAAGCGCCAGGAGACCGCCGTGCAGATGCGCCGCGGCGCTGATGGCACCCCCCTACCAGCCGGCCTAACGGCCGGCTCCCTCTACGGCGACGACCTGCGCCTGCAGCTCACGCTTGACGCCCGTTTGCAACAGGTAGCCCTTCAGGCCCTGGCAAAGCAGGTGAAGAAGTGGAACGCCAAGCGCGGCGCGGCCCTGGTAATGGACGTGCGCAATGGCGAAATGCTGGCGCTGGCTTCCACACCCACCTACGACCCCAATAAGTTCTGGACATTTAATCCGGGGTTGTTCCGCGAATGGTCTGTGCAGGACCTCTACGAACCTGGCTCCACCTTCAAGCCGATCAACCTGGCGGTGGCCCTGCAGGAAAAAGCCATTCAGGCCAATGGTCGCGTTGCAGACACCGGCCAGCTCAGCATCGGCGGCTGGCCAATCTTCAACCACGACAAGCGGGCTAACGGCTTAATCGATTTCCCTACCGTTTTGCAGGTGTCGAGCAACGTCGGCATGGTCAAGGCCATGGCCCAGGTGAAGCGCGATCGCTTCTGGCACTGGCTGCGCACGATGGGGATCGACGAAACCCCCGACACCGACCTGCCCGGGGCGGTGGCCGGCGAGCTAAAGACGCGCAAGGACTTCACCGGCCAGGCGATCGAACCTGCTGTCGCCGCCTTTGGCCAGGGGTTTTCCCTAACCCCGCTGAAGTTGCTGCAACTGCACGCCATGCTTGCCAACGGCGGCCGTCTGGTGAGTCCGCATATCACCCGCGGACTGCGCTCCGGCGATGCCCTAGCCAGCGCACCTGCAGGCAGTGGTCTTCAGTTGCTTGATCCAGGCGTCACCCGCACGGTGATGGCCTGGATGGAATCGGTGGTGGACAACAGCAGCGGCCTGGGTATGAAAATTCCCGGTTACCGCATCGGCGGCAAGACCGGCACCGCCCAGAAGGCTGAACGTGGTGTCTACATCCCAGGGGCCCTGATCACCAGCTTTGTGGGCCACCTGCCCATCGACGATCCCCGTTACGTGGTGCTGGTGGTGGTGGATGAGCCCAAGGGGGGTAATACCTTCGGTTCCACGGTGGCGGCGCCAGTAGCGCGCCAGATCATCGATGCCCTGCTGGTGCTTGAGCGGATCCCCCCTTCCCACCCCAAGGAGCTGCAGAAAGCAGTAGCTAAGCCCCGCGCCTGA
- a CDS encoding transaldolase: MANLLDQLAAMTVVVADTGDIDAIKQFTPRDATTNPSLILAAAQIPTYQNLIDLSLQESRQVMGADAGADAVVREALDEICITFGKEILKIVPGRVSTEVDARLSYDTEATITKARKLIGLYNQAGISNDRVLIKVASTWEGIRAAEQLEREGIHCNLTLLFGFAQAVACAEAGVTLISPFVGRILDWYKKSSGRDGYPGPEDPGVISVTQIFNYFKTYDYKTEVMGASFRNIEEIIELAGCDLLTISPALLDQLRHTDGELERKLNAFDPAPTDDQIHLDEANFRQMLAADPMATEKLDEGIRGFCKAIETLEAQLAHRLAELEGGAAFGHAVHEIFLLNDLDGDGCITREEWLGSDAVFDALDTDKDGRLAPEDIKGGLGAALVGTGLSKA; the protein is encoded by the coding sequence ATGGCCAACCTGCTCGACCAACTCGCTGCCATGACCGTGGTGGTGGCCGATACCGGTGACATCGACGCGATCAAGCAGTTCACGCCCCGCGACGCCACCACCAACCCATCGCTGATCCTGGCGGCAGCCCAGATCCCCACCTACCAGAATCTGATCGATCTCTCCTTGCAGGAGTCGCGCCAGGTGATGGGTGCCGACGCCGGCGCCGATGCCGTGGTGCGCGAAGCCCTCGATGAGATCTGCATCACCTTCGGCAAGGAGATCCTCAAGATCGTGCCGGGACGCGTCTCAACTGAGGTTGACGCTCGCCTCAGTTACGACACCGAGGCAACGATCACTAAGGCCCGCAAGCTCATAGGCCTTTACAACCAAGCCGGCATCAGCAACGACCGGGTACTGATCAAGGTGGCCTCCACCTGGGAAGGTATCCGCGCAGCTGAACAACTGGAACGGGAAGGTATTCACTGCAACCTCACACTTCTGTTTGGCTTCGCCCAGGCCGTCGCCTGCGCGGAGGCTGGCGTCACCCTGATCTCTCCGTTCGTGGGGAGAATCCTCGATTGGTACAAAAAGAGCAGCGGCCGTGACGGCTATCCAGGTCCAGAAGATCCCGGTGTGATCTCCGTAACCCAAATCTTCAATTACTTCAAGACCTACGACTACAAGACGGAGGTGATGGGGGCCAGCTTCCGCAACATTGAAGAGATTATCGAGCTGGCCGGTTGCGACCTGCTGACGATTTCGCCGGCGCTGCTTGATCAGCTGCGCCACACCGATGGCGAGCTAGAGCGCAAGCTCAACGCCTTCGACCCCGCCCCCACCGACGACCAGATCCACCTCGACGAAGCTAATTTCCGTCAGATGCTGGCCGCAGATCCAATGGCCACCGAGAAACTCGATGAGGGCATCCGTGGTTTCTGCAAGGCCATCGAAACCTTGGAGGCCCAGCTAGCTCACCGTCTTGCCGAACTGGAAGGTGGTGCCGCCTTTGGCCATGCCGTGCATGAAATCTTCCTACTCAACGACCTTGATGGCGACGGCTGCATAACCCGCGAGGAGTGGCTTGGCAGTGATGCGGTGTTTGATGCCCTCGACACCGATAAGGATGGGCGGCTTGCACCGGAAGACATCAAGGGAGGTCTGGGGGCTGCCTTGGTGGGGACAGGCTTGAGCAAGGCTTAA
- a CDS encoding Crp/Fnr family transcriptional regulator: MNALDTMRALASNGEVVKLEPGELIFSSGEAGDCMFGLLEGSVQLSWNGDQGHEQINAGDVFGAGALVTSDHRRYGNAKALTACKVLVMNREKFLFAVQESPMFAIELLGSIDQRLRQLKDCTKI, encoded by the coding sequence GTGAACGCCCTCGACACCATGCGCGCCTTGGCCAGCAATGGTGAGGTGGTCAAGCTTGAGCCTGGAGAGCTGATTTTCAGCTCTGGCGAGGCCGGTGACTGCATGTTTGGACTGCTTGAAGGTTCGGTCCAGCTCAGCTGGAATGGCGACCAAGGCCACGAACAGATCAACGCCGGCGATGTATTCGGGGCAGGCGCACTGGTGACCAGTGATCACCGCCGCTACGGCAATGCCAAGGCCCTAACCGCCTGCAAGGTGCTGGTGATGAACCGCGAAAAGTTTCTGTTTGCCGTGCAGGAATCGCCGATGTTTGCGATTGAGTTGCTGGGATCAATCGACCAGCGGCTGCGCCAACTCAAGGACTGCACCAAGATCTGA
- a CDS encoding NAD(P)/FAD-dependent oxidoreductase has protein sequence MTSSPPGVADVVVVGAGAAGAAAAFHLAAGGLEVLLLERASFPRSKPCGGGMAASMQGLFPFDLSPAVDAVIDQVRFTWCLGDPVTAVLPGDSPFWIVRRSVLDAYLVEQAQTAGATFLTGVAVESLQRAGDCWQLQSRGPEGKQLQLQARAVVIADGSGSLLAARHGLGPSQPRYAETVSVEVDCEVSDPSTARFEFGLVRHGFCWTFPRKGGYSIGVGTFIGRDPANAEAVLSQLLPSLGLPPHAGVRQPGRLRIWDGHHPLHGQGANAGLVVVGDAASLCDPFLAEGLRPALISGCMAAEALIPWLAGDSQALVGYTNRMRAEWGASMAWGKRIAQVFYRVPRVGYQLGIKRPTAPQRIAQILSGEMGYGDIAQRVIRRLLFQRN, from the coding sequence GTGACCAGCTCGCCGCCTGGCGTGGCTGATGTGGTGGTGGTCGGCGCTGGTGCGGCTGGCGCTGCTGCTGCCTTCCACCTAGCAGCTGGCGGTTTAGAGGTGCTGCTGCTAGAGCGAGCCAGCTTCCCCCGATCCAAGCCTTGCGGTGGTGGCATGGCGGCCTCGATGCAGGGGCTATTTCCCTTCGATCTCAGCCCTGCAGTTGATGCGGTGATTGACCAGGTGCGCTTCACCTGGTGCCTGGGCGACCCGGTTACGGCGGTCCTGCCCGGTGATTCGCCCTTCTGGATCGTGCGCCGCTCCGTGCTGGATGCTTATTTGGTGGAGCAGGCCCAGACCGCTGGAGCCACTTTTCTGACTGGGGTGGCGGTGGAAAGCCTGCAGCGCGCAGGCGATTGCTGGCAGCTTCAGTCCCGCGGACCGGAGGGGAAACAGCTGCAGCTACAGGCCCGAGCCGTGGTCATCGCCGATGGCTCAGGCTCCCTATTGGCGGCTCGCCATGGCCTTGGTCCAAGCCAGCCCCGCTACGCCGAAACAGTGTCAGTGGAGGTGGATTGTGAGGTGAGCGACCCGAGCACGGCCCGGTTTGAGTTTGGCCTGGTGCGCCACGGTTTTTGCTGGACCTTCCCCCGCAAGGGGGGCTACAGCATTGGCGTGGGCACCTTCATTGGCCGAGACCCCGCCAATGCCGAGGCGGTGCTTAGCCAGCTGCTGCCCAGCCTCGGCCTGCCGCCGCATGCAGGCGTTCGCCAGCCGGGCCGCCTACGCATCTGGGATGGCCACCACCCCTTGCATGGCCAGGGTGCCAATGCCGGTTTGGTGGTGGTGGGCGATGCCGCCTCCCTCTGCGACCCCTTCCTGGCCGAGGGGCTACGGCCTGCCCTGATCAGCGGCTGCATGGCCGCAGAAGCTCTGATTCCCTGGCTAGCCGGTGATAGTCAGGCCCTGGTTGGCTACACCAATCGCATGCGGGCTGAGTGGGGCGCCTCGATGGCCTGGGGGAAGCGCATTGCCCAGGTGTTCTACCGGGTGCCGCGGGTTGGCTACCAACTCGGCATAAAGCGGCCAACGGCTCCCCAGCGCATCGCCCAGATCCTTTCCGGCGAGATGGGCTACGGCGATATCGCCCAGCGCGTGATCCGCCGACTGCTGTTTCAGCGCAATTGA
- the frr gene encoding ribosome recycling factor has translation MDLEASMRKSLESTQRTFNTIRTGRANPSLLDKISVEYYGAETPLKSLATISTPDSQTIQIQPFDGGSMGLIEKAISMSDLGLTCNNDGKVIRINIPPLTEERRKDFCKLAAKYAEEGKVALRNVRRDAIDRVKKQEKDGDLSEDQSRDEQEKVQKLTDKFIAELEKLLVTKEADILKV, from the coding sequence ATGGATTTGGAAGCCAGCATGCGCAAGTCGTTGGAATCGACCCAACGCACCTTCAACACCATCCGTACCGGTCGAGCTAACCCATCCCTGCTCGACAAGATTTCAGTGGAGTATTACGGCGCCGAAACGCCGCTGAAATCCCTCGCCACCATCTCCACCCCCGATTCCCAGACGATTCAGATCCAGCCCTTTGATGGCGGTTCGATGGGCCTGATCGAAAAGGCCATCTCCATGAGTGACCTGGGTCTCACCTGCAACAACGACGGCAAGGTGATCAGGATCAACATCCCACCCCTCACCGAAGAGCGGCGTAAGGATTTCTGCAAGCTGGCTGCCAAATACGCCGAGGAGGGCAAGGTTGCCCTGCGCAACGTGCGCCGTGACGCCATCGACAGGGTCAAAAAGCAGGAAAAAGACGGCGATCTCTCCGAAGATCAGAGCCGCGACGAGCAGGAAAAGGTGCAGAAGCTCACCGATAAATTCATCGCTGAGCTTGAGAAGCTTCTGGTTACTAAGGAAGCTGACATCCTCAAGGTGTGA